DNA sequence from the Bdellovibrio bacteriovorus genome:
CGATTAATTTCAGAAATTTCAGGAACTTATAATATCAGAAAATTATTTCGGTTCTTTAGCTACGTTATTAGCGCTGACAGGCAGATCTGAGGCATGGGCCCCAAAGACGGAGTTTGCATAAGCCGTCATAAGTTCAGCCACTTCTTCAGGGCTTAATTTGCCAGCAACCTCATTAAAGGCTGCCTTTTTGTCCTGAACTTTTGTGAGGTAACCTACAAAGTAATCAGTCACAGAAAGGTCTTTAGCTACTTCTAAATCGTATTGTTCTTCACGAAGACGGCGTTCTAGTTTTTCTACGCCCATGTCTGTCGAGGAAACGGCCTCTACAGCTGCCTTATTAGAAAGATTTGGATCCGTTCCTTGCGCCATCGCGCGAGAAGCTTTTTTAAGATCAATTTGTGCTTTTAAATTCATGACGTCAGCTTGAGCTAGCTGAACACGCTCTGTTTTCCATTCACGATAGCTCTTTACCTCTGCTCCCGCTTTCATAGCAAAAGCGGTCATAGACCAAAAGGCGATAAGAGGTAAAATTTTAAGAAAGCTCATTGGCTCCTCCAACAGACGTCCACAATTCCAAGGAGGCTTATTACAAGGGTTGTGCCCAGGGAAACATGTCTCATTTGCAATATAAACGACCTGGGCCCCTTTGGGGGCCCAAATGTGTTACTTTGAGACGAAATTGGCTTTACAGGAAAAACCTACATTTAAATCTAGTGGCCGTGCTCTGCATGAGCGTGTTCATCGTGAGCTTTTTTATCCGCTTTTTTTGGTTCGTCAACGCTTGCAGGAATACGCATTTGCAGAGTCGGCTCCGTCTTAAACGCTACATGGCCTGACTCTAAATCATAGAGTGAAGACACAATTCGAAGGTCACCACTTTCTACTTTTTTGCGAATCATTTCTGAGCGAGTGACAAGATCTTTCGCAACGCCCTCGGTATTCGCCCAAGACTCTGTTTCAAAATTCTTGCTGGGCTTTTTATCTTTGAATTGAGAAATGCGTGGTTGAATGTCCTTCACTAAACCATCAAGCGCCGGCGTACCTAAGCTTGATCCATTCAAAGTGCTATGAGCAGCTTTCACAGCTCCACAAGAGGTGTGGCCCATAACTACCAAGAGCTTTGATCCCAAATGTTCAACGGCGTATTCAATACTTCCGATAGCATTATCTCCAAGAGCTTCACCAGCGGTTCTGACGACAAAGATCTCTCCCAATTTTTGGTCAAAGACGACTTCAGGAGGAACACGCGAATCACTGCAACTTAGGACAATAGCATGAGGTTTCTGCCCCGTACTTAAACGATGCACATCACCTTGTGATTGACCATCGCTGCGAAGCTTTGCGCCTGTAAAACGGCTGTTTCCATTTTGCAGCCAACGCAAAGAAGTTTCTGCATCCACTCCGGCAGGAGCATGATCATTAGCGAATAACGAGAGCGAAAACGCTGAGACAACTAGAAACGAAAAGATAGCTTTCATTGGGAAAGTCCCTTGGTAAGAAGTTACTTTCTTTTCGGGAGTAGCAAGCCAGAAGTTAAGCTTTGTTTAGTGAAAGTGAATACACTCTGATCGTAATCAAGATTTTGGGGATTTCTTGTTCGATCTTCAAGTTTTAGTAACATTTGGAAGCGGGTTGCGTGTTTCAAATTGTCTGAATAGTATACTTGTATGAATCTTTCAGAAGAGCAGAAAAAAATATTTCAAGAAACCGGGATTCTTCATCTCAAAAAAGCTCTTCGTCCGAATGATGTCTCGATTGTGCAACAAGCAATTCTTTCAGAACTTGAAAGATTAAAACTTAAAGTCGGCAGCAAACTTTCTTCTTCTAAGATCAATGACCTTCCTCTTTTTCAGCAAACCGGCAGGCTGGGCCAGATGGTGAAGGTGGAGTCCCAACTTACCACCTTGTTTCGTCATGACGTTATTGTGGCTGCGGTCCGCTCGTTAGTGTCGAATAACTCTCCAGCTCTTTCGATTCACCCCCAACTTTTACTGTCTTTTCCACATAAAGCAGAATGGTCTTTAGCGAAATTGAATTGGCACCTCGACATCACCGTACCCAAACAAAATGTTTTAGTCGGTGTTCAGGCGTTTGTTCTTATTGACGATGTTCAGACTCGTGGTGGCGCGACACTCGCGATTGCAGGCTCTCATCAGCTTCACTACTTACCGCAAGCTCAGGGAGGGAATGCCCACAAATTGCTGAGGGACGATCCGCTATTTACTCAGCTTTACAGTGGTGATTCCGTTGATGCAGAAAAGTTAGCGAAGCCACACAATATTCATGGAGTCGATGTCTTGGTCATTGAAATGGCGGGAAAAGCCGGCGACGTCTTTTTTATGGATATGAGAGTACTCCATGCTCCGTCGGTCAACGCGACAAAGAAGATCCGCATGATGGCTACGAATAGATTTATTTAAGGTGCTGAAAATAAAAAAACCAAGCCTTGTGGACTTGGTTTTCTTAATCACATTTATTGAAAAATAAATGGCTCAGAAGGAGGGACTCGAACCCCCGACCCAGCGGTTAACAGCCGCTTGCTCTACCGACTGAGCTACTTCTGAACTCGGTGAAGAACTATAATTAGGGCTTTGGGCGTTTCTTGTCAAACAGAAATCGCGGTTACGGAGCCTCCAGCCGCTCCAAAGCCTTGGTCAGCATCGGCGAACTAAAAGGCATCCCTTGGGCTCTAAAAACCGGTATTTTTTCGTTCTGTTCCAGGGTTTTCGACTCTCCAGATGAAGTTAAAGCCACTAGGCGCTTTTTATAAGCCGCTTCTTCGATACCTTCGCTAGTGAAACCGCCCAGCATAATTTCGCAAACGCTGCTGATTTCTGAAGAACTTGTAAGAGTCTTTTTTAGCTCCCCCGACAACGAATAAATCTCAACTTTAGAGGTTTCGGGCGGGCACCAGTTCATCGGGCGATAGTCGCTCCCGATCAACATACCCAAAGCACTTTGTGGGTCAGAAAGTTTTTGTTTGAACTCGCGGGTTTGCAAAGCGCGGATCGCATAAAGGACAACGCCCAAAGAAACGATCATCATGGCGATTTTAAAATAGAAAGAAATCTTCATGACGCTACGTTAACTCGGCGAGTTGAAAACGGTCTAGTTATAACGTGAAGTTTAATAAGGAAAAAAATGGTGCACTCGAGAGGATTCGAACCTCTGACCACATGATTCGTAGTCATGTACTCTATCCAGCTGAGCTACGAGTGCACTGTGAAAGAGAAGTATAGATAGACTGCGGCCAGGGAAAAATCAAGC
Encoded proteins:
- a CDS encoding carbonic anhydrase — encoded protein: MKAIFSFLVVSAFSLSLFANDHAPAGVDAETSLRWLQNGNSRFTGAKLRSDGQSQGDVHRLSTGQKPHAIVLSCSDSRVPPEVVFDQKLGEIFVVRTAGEALGDNAIGSIEYAVEHLGSKLLVVMGHTSCGAVKAAHSTLNGSSLGTPALDGLVKDIQPRISQFKDKKPSKNFETESWANTEGVAKDLVTRSEMIRKKVESGDLRIVSSLYDLESGHVAFKTEPTLQMRIPASVDEPKKADKKAHDEHAHAEHGH
- a CDS encoding phytanoyl-CoA dioxygenase family protein encodes the protein MNLSEEQKKIFQETGILHLKKALRPNDVSIVQQAILSELERLKLKVGSKLSSSKINDLPLFQQTGRLGQMVKVESQLTTLFRHDVIVAAVRSLVSNNSPALSIHPQLLLSFPHKAEWSLAKLNWHLDITVPKQNVLVGVQAFVLIDDVQTRGGATLAIAGSHQLHYLPQAQGGNAHKLLRDDPLFTQLYSGDSVDAEKLAKPHNIHGVDVLVIEMAGKAGDVFFMDMRVLHAPSVNATKKIRMMATNRFI